In Candidatus Blochmannia vicinus, one DNA window encodes the following:
- the murC gene encoding UDP-N-acetylmuramate--L-alanine ligase produces the protein MDLLNIPLFKSRDIILMMSHVKKIHFVGIGGTGMCGIAEVLMYKGYDITGSDIVHNNITRHLLEIGVKIYFGHKYSNINNANVVVISSAITPNNPEILAAKQARIPVIKRTEMLSELMRFKYGIAVSGTHGKTTTTTMIANIYTESGLNPTFINGGLVKSEGVYARLGYSRYLIVEADESDGSFLHLHPIVEVITNIDTDHINAYQGNLECLKKAFISFLHNLPFYGYAVVCIDDPIICEILPKIDRKIITYGFNKNADLHVFDYHQNIEKSSFTVLRPNKSKLKVILNAPGCHNALNATAAIAVATEAGISDEHILKTLLYFQGTQRRFENLGHYPLNKINSQTGEFILIDDYGHHPAELYATIVTARIGWPNRRLIMVFQPHRYTRIKELYDDFVNVLSNVDILLILDVYSAGETPILGADSQSLCRTIHKYGKINPIFISNTQMLSDILAQFLKNNDLLLIQGAGTISEIMRKLIIKK, from the coding sequence ATGGATCTGCTTAATATACCATTATTTAAATCAAGAGATATTATTCTAATGATGAGTCATGTCAAAAAAATACATTTTGTTGGCATAGGTGGAACTGGTATGTGCGGCATTGCGGAAGTATTAATGTATAAAGGTTATGATATTACTGGTTCTGATATTGTACATAACAATATAACACGTCACTTACTTGAAATAGGGGTAAAAATTTACTTCGGTCATAAATATAGCAATATAAATAATGCTAATGTTGTCGTCATATCTAGCGCTATTACCCCAAATAATCCGGAAATTTTAGCTGCTAAACAAGCTCGGATTCCTGTTATTAAACGTACAGAAATGTTATCTGAACTCATGAGGTTTAAATATGGAATAGCTGTTTCTGGAACGCACGGAAAAACTACTACTACAACAATGATAGCTAATATTTATACTGAATCTGGGTTAAATCCAACTTTTATAAATGGCGGATTAGTAAAATCAGAAGGTGTGTATGCTCGCCTTGGATATAGTCGTTATTTAATCGTAGAAGCAGACGAAAGTGATGGTTCATTTTTACATTTACATCCCATAGTAGAGGTAATTACTAATATTGACACTGATCATATAAATGCATACCAAGGTAATCTTGAATGCCTTAAAAAAGCGTTTATTAGTTTTTTACATAACCTACCGTTTTATGGATATGCTGTAGTATGCATTGATGATCCCATAATTTGTGAGATCTTACCTAAGATTGATAGAAAAATTATTACTTATGGTTTTAATAAAAATGCTGATTTACATGTTTTTGATTATCATCAAAATATAGAAAAAAGTAGTTTTACTGTATTACGTCCAAATAAATCAAAACTAAAAGTAATTTTAAACGCTCCCGGTTGCCACAACGCACTTAACGCTACGGCTGCTATTGCTGTAGCAACTGAAGCAGGAATTAGTGATGAACATATTCTTAAAACTCTGTTATATTTCCAAGGAACGCAACGACGTTTTGAAAATTTAGGTCATTATCCTTTAAATAAAATAAATAGTCAAACAGGAGAATTTATATTAATAGATGACTACGGACATCATCCCGCTGAACTATATGCTACTATCGTAACAGCTCGAATCGGATGGCCTAATAGACGATTAATTATGGTATTTCAACCTCATAGGTACACACGTATAAAAGAATTATATGATGATTTTGTTAACGTACTTTCTAATGTAGATATTCTTTTAATATTAGATGTTTATTCTGCTGGCGAAACTCCTATTTTAGGAGCAGACAGTCAATCTCTATGTCGTACAATTCATAAATATGGTAAAATTAATCCAATATTTATATCAAATACGCAGATGTTATCAGATATACTAGCTCAATTCTTGAAAAATAACGATTTGCTCTTAATTCAAGGAGCAGGTACAATAAGTGAGATTATGCGTAAATTAATTATTAAAAAATAA
- the murG gene encoding undecaprenyldiphospho-muramoylpentapeptide beta-N-acetylglucosaminyltransferase, protein MNQKKRILIVAGGSGGHVFPGLSVAHYLIDNGYQVVWLGTSDRIEAKLVPKYGIDIKFIHIKRWHGEKLYIKCIMPLYICLAVYQARKIIKYWKPDIVLGMGGYVSGPSGLAAWTCGIPLIIHEQNRIIGLTNRYLSMFAEKVLQGFPNTFPNAKTVGNPIRRTILAIPNPIKRWEGRVGPIRVLVIGGSQGAHILNKIIPNMAEKLSNKLIIWHQVGEQDFKKVKWAYQKIKQNYHKIVKFIDDIAQAYSWADILISRAGALTVSEVSIVGLPAIFVPFIHHKDRQQYWNAMSLVQVGAAKIIEQQNFTSDYVSTVLGSWDRKTLCIMAQRARNIAMPNATQQVSQLIIEYLKK, encoded by the coding sequence ATGAATCAAAAAAAAAGAATTTTGATAGTAGCAGGTGGTAGCGGAGGACATGTATTTCCAGGATTGTCAGTAGCTCATTACTTAATTGATAATGGATATCAAGTTGTTTGGTTAGGTACTTCAGATCGTATTGAAGCTAAACTAGTTCCTAAATATGGTATTGATATTAAATTTATTCATATTAAAAGGTGGCATGGCGAAAAATTGTACATCAAGTGTATAATGCCGTTATATATTTGTTTAGCAGTATATCAAGCACGAAAAATTATAAAATATTGGAAACCTGATATAGTGTTAGGTATGGGTGGATATGTTTCTGGACCTAGCGGATTAGCAGCATGGACATGTGGTATTCCGTTAATCATACACGAACAAAATAGAATTATTGGTTTAACTAATCGGTATTTATCGATGTTTGCTGAAAAAGTATTACAAGGATTTCCTAATACCTTTCCTAATGCGAAAACAGTAGGAAATCCTATACGACGAACAATATTAGCTATTCCAAATCCAATTAAACGATGGGAAGGCCGTGTTGGTCCTATTCGTGTTTTAGTTATTGGAGGTAGTCAAGGAGCCCATATATTAAATAAAATTATTCCAAATATGGCAGAAAAATTATCTAATAAACTGATCATATGGCATCAAGTTGGAGAACAAGATTTCAAAAAAGTAAAATGGGCTTATCAAAAAATAAAGCAAAATTATCATAAAATTGTAAAGTTTATTGATGATATAGCTCAAGCATATTCTTGGGCAGATATATTAATTTCTCGTGCTGGCGCATTAACAGTAAGCGAAGTGTCGATTGTAGGATTGCCAGCAATATTTGTACCTTTTATACATCATAAAGATCGTCAACAATACTGGAATGCTATGTCTTTAGTACAAGTAGGAGCAGCAAAAATTATTGAACAACAAAACTTTACAAGCGATTATGTTAGCACAGTACTAGGATCGTGGGACAGAAAAACATTATGTATTATGGCTCAACGTGCTAGAAATATAGCTATGCCTAATGCAACTCAACAAGTTTCTCAACTAATCATTGAATATTTAAAAAAATAA
- the ftsW gene encoding cell division protein FtsW, producing the protein MKVLKEIIINPLLKSHKKKSSHIDVLYDRLFFWFVLGLICIGFIIISSGSIPIGIRLVNDPCYFIKRAVIYYTITFLLSVVILRIPIITWQNYSFIMLLYSYITLIAALILNNSTNGASRWIMLGSLCIQPSEFSKLFFICYLANYLTRKSQEIRANFWDISKPIVIMMLLAILLLVQPDFGSIIILFITTLSILFLFGAKLWQLTLIFVSNIFLIALSIVIKPYRIRRLLTFWDPWKDPFGNGYQLTQSLMAFGRGKCFGEGLGNSVLKLEYLPEAHTDFIFSILAEELGYFGAILVLFMLFVIVFRAMTIGYSALNINHRFSGILACSISIWFGSQIFINVGTVSGILPTKGLTLPFISYGGSSFLATVIASMLLLRIDFETRLSKDQAFLKSTKK; encoded by the coding sequence ATGAAAGTATTAAAAGAAATAATTATTAATCCGTTATTAAAATCACATAAAAAAAAATCATCGCATATTGATGTATTATATGATCGTCTATTCTTTTGGTTTGTATTAGGATTAATTTGTATTGGTTTTATTATCATTAGTTCAGGATCGATTCCTATTGGAATACGATTAGTGAATGATCCATGCTATTTCATAAAGCGTGCGGTTATTTATTATACTATAACGTTCTTATTATCTGTAGTTATTTTAAGAATACCAATAATAACTTGGCAGAATTATAGTTTTATAATGCTATTATATAGTTATATAACGTTGATAGCAGCATTAATACTAAATAATTCCACTAATGGAGCATCACGTTGGATAATGTTAGGTTCATTATGTATTCAACCTTCAGAATTTTCAAAGCTATTTTTTATTTGTTATCTTGCTAATTATTTGACACGTAAATCACAAGAAATACGTGCTAATTTTTGGGATATATCTAAACCCATAGTAATTATGATGCTATTAGCTATATTATTATTAGTGCAACCTGATTTTGGTAGTATTATTATTCTATTTATTACTACTTTATCTATATTATTTCTTTTTGGAGCCAAATTATGGCAGTTAACATTGATTTTTGTATCCAACATATTTTTAATTGCATTATCAATTGTAATTAAACCTTATCGTATACGACGTTTGCTCACTTTTTGGGATCCATGGAAAGATCCATTTGGAAATGGTTATCAATTAACTCAATCTTTGATGGCATTTGGTCGCGGAAAATGTTTTGGAGAAGGATTGGGAAATTCTGTACTTAAATTAGAATATTTACCCGAAGCTCATACTGACTTTATTTTTTCTATCCTTGCAGAAGAATTAGGATATTTTGGAGCAATTTTAGTATTATTTATGTTATTTGTAATTGTGTTTCGTGCCATGACCATTGGTTATAGTGCTTTGAATATTAATCATAGATTTTCTGGTATTTTGGCTTGTTCTATTAGTATCTGGTTTGGGTCACAAATATTTATTAATGTAGGAACTGTTAGTGGGATATTGCCTACTAAAGGGTTAACATTACCATTTATTAGTTATGGAGGATCTAGTTTTTTAGCTACAGTAATAGCAAGCATGCTGTTGTTAAGAATAGATTTTGAAACACGTTTATCTAAAGATCAAGCTTTTTTGAAGAGCACGAAAAAATGA
- the murD gene encoding UDP-N-acetylmuramoyl-L-alanine--D-glutamate ligase — MSNYRGSQVVIIGLGMTGLSCVNFFLARGVIPKVIDTRMHPPGINQLPHIVKYYLGAFNDMWLLSATLIVVSPGVRLDHPILIEALKSGVEVIGDIELFAREVTAPIIAITGSNGKSTVTQLVSRIAKSVGWRVGVAGNIGVPVLSLLDKSYQLYILEISSFQLDTTYSLRAKAAIILNISEDHMDRYPGGLRQYYLSKQRIYKNATVCVMNSLDPLTAPIYDSYDYCVSFGINADSADYHLKYYKGYNWIIAYNEYVLNCSSMKINSCINYTNALSALALSDIVNIPRSISLKVLCQFSGLTHRCQLIYKNHGVSWINDSKATNVNATTEAINSLRLSGKLHLMLGGDSKLADFSELKHLIKQYEIHLYCFGKDGFLLTKLGFDNVILTNTMIQAMRIISRRTKKKDIVLLSPACSSLDQFKSFATRGFMFTYFAREFG; from the coding sequence ATGAGTAATTATCGAGGATCACAAGTTGTGATTATCGGTTTAGGAATGACAGGTTTATCTTGCGTTAATTTTTTTTTAGCTCGAGGTGTAATACCAAAAGTAATAGATACTCGCATGCATCCTCCAGGAATAAATCAATTACCACATATTGTAAAGTATTATTTGGGTGCGTTTAACGATATGTGGTTATTGAGTGCTACTTTAATCGTAGTTAGTCCTGGAGTACGATTAGATCATCCTATTTTAATTGAAGCGCTAAAATCGGGAGTAGAGGTGATTGGTGATATTGAATTATTTGCTCGAGAAGTAACTGCTCCGATAATAGCTATTACTGGATCAAACGGAAAAAGTACAGTAACCCAATTAGTTTCTAGGATAGCTAAAAGTGTTGGTTGGCGTGTTGGTGTTGCAGGAAACATAGGTGTACCTGTTCTGTCTTTATTAGATAAATCATATCAATTATATATATTGGAGATTTCAAGTTTTCAATTAGATACAACTTATAGTTTACGCGCAAAAGCAGCGATAATTTTAAATATTAGTGAAGACCATATGGATCGTTATCCTGGTGGATTAAGACAATATTATCTCTCTAAGCAAAGGATTTATAAAAATGCTACAGTTTGTGTAATGAATTCTTTAGATCCTTTAACAGCTCCCATATATGATAGTTATGATTATTGTGTAAGTTTTGGTATAAATGCAGATTCTGCAGATTATCATCTTAAATACTATAAAGGATATAATTGGATAATCGCATATAACGAATATGTGCTTAATTGTTCTTCAATGAAAATTAATAGTTGTATTAATTATACAAACGCATTATCTGCTTTAGCATTATCAGATATTGTCAATATTCCTCGTTCTATTTCCTTAAAGGTATTGTGCCAATTCTCTGGATTAACGCATCGTTGTCAATTGATTTATAAGAATCATGGAGTTAGTTGGATTAATGATTCTAAAGCTACTAATGTTAATGCAACTACAGAAGCGATTAATAGCTTAAGATTATCTGGAAAACTACATTTGATGCTAGGAGGCGATAGTAAGTTAGCTGATTTTTCTGAGTTGAAACATTTAATTAAACAATATGAAATACATCTTTATTGTTTCGGAAAAGATGGATTTTTATTAACAAAATTAGGTTTTGATAATGTTATTCTTACAAATACAATGATACAAGCAATGCGAATTATCAGTCGTCGTACAAAAAAAAAAGACATAGTTTTATTATCTCCAGCTTGCTCTAGTTTAGATCAATTTAAATCATTTGCAACGCGTGGGTTTATGTTTACCTATTTTGCACGAGAATTTGGATAA
- the mraY gene encoding phospho-N-acetylmuramoyl-pentapeptide-transferase, which yields MLFWLIKDILGLYSSNFNIICHLNFRVIASLLSALFISLGIGSYIIKRFHNLRFFQIVRENGPEAHIQKQGTPTMGGIIILLSIFIAIIIWADLSNLYIWYVLFILITYGALGLIDDLLKIKRKSTAGLSALHKYFWQSLIALTLIIIMFSLDHNIMSTQLVVPFFKNFMPQLGVWYIVLAYFVVVGTSNSVNLSDGLDGLAIMPIILITVGLAVVASITSDIYFSHYLHIPYLDLSGELIIICAAIIGSGIGFLWFNTYPAQIFMGDVGSLSLGGTLGIISVLLHQECLLLIMGGVFVIETISVILQISYFKLSGKRIFKMTPIHHHFELKGCPEPRLIVRFWIISLVLVLFGLITLKIW from the coding sequence ATGTTATTTTGGTTGATAAAGGATATATTAGGATTATATTCCTCTAATTTTAATATTATTTGTCATTTAAACTTTAGGGTTATTGCTAGTTTGTTATCAGCATTATTTATTTCTTTAGGGATAGGTTCTTATATAATCAAGCGATTTCATAATTTACGTTTTTTTCAAATAGTACGTGAGAATGGACCAGAAGCACATATTCAAAAGCAAGGTACACCTACTATGGGTGGAATCATAATACTTCTGTCTATTTTTATAGCGATAATAATATGGGCCGATTTATCTAATTTGTATATATGGTACGTATTATTTATATTAATAACATATGGGGCATTAGGATTAATTGATGATCTTTTAAAAATAAAAAGAAAAAGTACTGCCGGTTTAAGCGCATTACACAAATATTTTTGGCAATCATTAATCGCATTAACATTGATTATTATTATGTTTTCGTTAGACCACAACATTATGTCTACACAATTAGTAGTGCCATTTTTTAAAAATTTTATGCCACAATTAGGTGTTTGGTATATTGTATTAGCGTATTTTGTCGTTGTTGGAACAAGTAATTCAGTTAATTTATCTGATGGATTAGATGGATTAGCTATCATGCCTATAATATTAATTACAGTCGGGTTAGCTGTAGTCGCATCTATAACTAGTGATATATACTTTTCTCATTATTTACATATTCCCTACCTCGATCTTTCTGGAGAATTAATAATTATATGCGCTGCCATTATTGGATCTGGTATTGGATTTTTGTGGTTTAATACTTATCCAGCCCAAATATTTATGGGTGATGTAGGTTCTTTATCACTTGGAGGTACGTTGGGAATAATTTCAGTATTATTACATCAAGAATGTTTATTATTAATTATGGGTGGTGTATTTGTAATAGAAACCATATCTGTGATCTTACAAATAAGTTATTTCAAATTATCTGGAAAACGAATATTTAAAATGACACCGATTCATCATCATTTTGAATTAAAAGGTTGTCCAGAACCTCGACTTATAGTGCGATTTTGGATCATATCATTGGTATTGGTTTTATTTGGGTTAATTACTTTGAAGATATGGTAA